Genomic window (Rathayibacter sp. VKM Ac-2760):
CCGTTCACCTGGACCCCGGTCGTCAACAACGTCGTCGCCATCGGCGGACTGCTGGCGTTCCAGCAGCTCTTCGGCTCCGACGGCGGAGGCGACCGCTCGGCGACGGCCTGGACTCCGGAGATGATCGCCGTCCTCGCCGGCTCTGCGACGCTCGGAGTCGCCCTGCAGGCGATCCTGCTGGTCTTCTTCTGGAAGCGGGTGGGTCTGCGCTACCGCCCCGACTTCAGCGTCCGCGGCGTCGGCCTCGGCCGCGCCGGGAGGATCGCGGGCTGGACGTTCGCGACCCTCCTCCTGACCGTCGCCGCCGGCTTCCTCGAGAACAACACGGTGAGCGGCCCCTCGGGCGAGGACGCCTCCGCCACCGCCCTGCAGAAGGCCTGGCTGGTCTTCATGCTCCCGCACTCGGTGATCGCCGTCTCGATCGCCACCGCGTACTACACGAAGATGAGCGGCCACGCCTCGCGCAACGAGATGAAGGACTTCCGGAGCGACATCTCGACGTCGATCCGCGTGGTCGGGCTCTTCCTCTTCTTCGCCGCCGCCGCCCTCGTCGTCTGCGCGCGCTCCTTCGCGACCATCTTCGCGCCGTCCGATCCCGCCGCGGCGGCCCAGATGGCGCTGATCATCACCGCCTACGTGATCGTGCTGCCGCTGTTCTCGACGCTCGCGATCGTGCAGCGGGCCTTCTACGCGCTCAACGACGGCCGCACGCCGTTCTTCTACACGCTGGTGCAGACCGCGATCATCGTCGTCGGCTGCGGCATCGCCTTCCTCCTGCCGGACGATTCCACCGCCTTCTTCGTCGCGCTCTCCGTCTCGGCCGGCGTCGCCGTCCAGGCGCTGCTCGCCTGCGTTCTGCTGCGCCGCAAGCTCGGCGGCTGGGGCGGCACCCGCATCGTGTTCCGCTTCGCCACCTACGCCGTCGCGACGCTCCCGTCGATCGGAGCCGGAGTCCTGGTGATGTTCGCCCTCGCCCAGGCCGACGACTACCCCGCCGCCGGCTGGCCGCAGGCGCTGATCTCGATGGTGATCACCGGGGTCGTCATGGCGCTCGTCTACTTCGGCGCTCTCTGGCTCGTCAAGGTGCCGGAGCTGCGCGCGATGGCGGCGCCGTTCCTCCGCCGCCTCGGGCGCTGATCCCCGCCACGGCGGCGCGCCGTTCCTGAGAGCCCCCGTCGCGACGCTGGGACAAACCCGGAGCGGTGGTGCGCCCTCGGGCACGACGTGGAAGGGTGGGGGCGTCCTCCGGCAGAGCCGCCCCCCCTCCACCCTCCCGCCGACCCGGAAGGCGCGATGCGCTCCACCTTCGTCCTGCTCCGCGTGCTCGTCGCGGCCGCCGTCCTCACCGCCACCACGGTGAGCTTCCTCGACTCCCACGCGTTCTGGGTCGAGGCCCGCTTCCGCGACCGCGCGACCCTCGCCGCCAACTTCTTCAGCTACATCACCGTCGAGGTCTGCCTGCTCGCGGTGGTCGTCCTGCTGATCGGCGCGGTGGTCCTCGCCCGCGGCGCCCTCCCGGAACCGCGCTGGTTCGCCTGGCTGCGCGCAGGGGTCGTCACCTACATGGTCGTGATCGGAGTGGTCTACAACCTGCTGCTGCGCGGCACGGTGGTCACCGGTGCCGGAGCAGGCCAGGACTGGACGAACGAGATCATGCACGTCGTCGCCCCGCTCGCTCTGATCCTCGACTGGCTCTTCGCGCCCGGCCGGCGCCCGCTCTCCTGGGCCGTCGTCCCCGCCCTGCTCGCCTTCCCCGTCGCCTGGTTCGTCTACACGATCGTCCGGGCACCGCTCGTCTACGACCAGATGAAGCACGAGCAGGTCTGGTACCCGTACCCGTTCCTCGATCCGCGCCTCGCGGACCCGCCGCTCGTCCCGGGCGGGATGATCGCGGTCGTCTTCTACGTCGTCGCGATGACCGCGGTCTTCGCCTCCGCGGGCTGGCTGACGGTCCTGATCTCGCGACGCTCGATCGGGCAGCGCCGGACCCCCGAGGCACCCGTGGAGAAAGAGCCGGTCAGCGCGGCTTTCACCGCTTCTCCTCGCCGCTCGGTGCCGCGAGGCTGACCGCGGGCCGAGTGCCTCCGGCGCCGCGGAATAGGCCCCACCTAGGATGTGTTGTAGCCCCTGGAGCCCGGAACGATCGAGCGAGCGGGTCCGGCTCCGCGGCACACCGCAGACCACAGAAACCACCCCCGCTCAGCACAGACCTCGAGGAGTTGCCGTGCGCGACATCGTCATCATCGGATCCGGCCCCGCAGGCTGGACGGCCGCCATCTACGCGGCGCGCGCCGATCTGCACCCCGTGGTCGTCGCTTCGTCCGTCGAGATCGGCGGCGACCTGATGAACACCACGGACGTCGAGAACTTCCCAGGCTTCCCGGACGGCGTCCTCGGCCCCGAGCTGATGACCGCCATGCAGAAGCAGGCGGAGAAGTTCGGCGCCGACACCTTCTACGACGACGTCGTCTCCCTCGACCTCGAGGGCGAGACGAAGACGATCCACCTCGGCTCCGGCGAGAGCATCGAGGCGAAGACCGTGGTCGTCGCCACCGGCTCCGCCTACCGCAAGCTGGGCCTCCACGACGAGGACCGCCTTTCGGGACACGGTGTCTCATGGTGTGCCACCTGCGACGGCTTCTTCTTCAAGGGCAAGACCATCGCCGTGGTCGGCGGCGGCGACTCCGCGATGGAGGAGGCGACCTTCCTCACCAAGTTCGCCGAGAAGGTCTACGTCATCCATCGCAAGGACTCGCTCCGCGCCTCCAAG
Coding sequences:
- the trxB gene encoding thioredoxin-disulfide reductase, whose protein sequence is MRDIVIIGSGPAGWTAAIYAARADLHPVVVASSVEIGGDLMNTTDVENFPGFPDGVLGPELMTAMQKQAEKFGADTFYDDVVSLDLEGETKTIHLGSGESIEAKTVVVATGSAYRKLGLHDEDRLSGHGVSWCATCDGFFFKGKTIAVVGGGDSAMEEATFLTKFAEKVYVIHRKDSLRASKVMQKRARDNEKIEFVWNTEVTGITGENHVNGVKLRNTVDGTESKLELDGLFIAIGNDPRTHIVHGKLDLTTDGTIAVSGRSSQTSVAGVFAAGDVIDPTYRQAVTAAASGTVAALDAEHYLAALTDGIASTEGTPAEELLTL
- the murJ gene encoding murein biosynthesis integral membrane protein MurJ — encoded protein: MASFSLGRASAVLASGTMVSRVLGFVMSLVFTQTVGLVGQGADAFTVANGLPNTIYAIIAGGALNAVLVPQIVRAGLDKDGGQRYIDKLLTLALLVLLGAAVIATLAAPLLIQLNASQYGPEQTRLAVTFAYWCLPQVFFYGLYTILGEVLNARGSFGPFTWTPVVNNVVAIGGLLAFQQLFGSDGGGDRSATAWTPEMIAVLAGSATLGVALQAILLVFFWKRVGLRYRPDFSVRGVGLGRAGRIAGWTFATLLLTVAAGFLENNTVSGPSGEDASATALQKAWLVFMLPHSVIAVSIATAYYTKMSGHASRNEMKDFRSDISTSIRVVGLFLFFAAAALVVCARSFATIFAPSDPAAAAQMALIITAYVIVLPLFSTLAIVQRAFYALNDGRTPFFYTLVQTAIIVVGCGIAFLLPDDSTAFFVALSVSAGVAVQALLACVLLRRKLGGWGGTRIVFRFATYAVATLPSIGAGVLVMFALAQADDYPAAGWPQALISMVITGVVMALVYFGALWLVKVPELRAMAAPFLRRLGR
- a CDS encoding Pr6Pr family membrane protein: MRSTFVLLRVLVAAAVLTATTVSFLDSHAFWVEARFRDRATLAANFFSYITVEVCLLAVVVLLIGAVVLARGALPEPRWFAWLRAGVVTYMVVIGVVYNLLLRGTVVTGAGAGQDWTNEIMHVVAPLALILDWLFAPGRRPLSWAVVPALLAFPVAWFVYTIVRAPLVYDQMKHEQVWYPYPFLDPRLADPPLVPGGMIAVVFYVVAMTAVFASAGWLTVLISRRSIGQRRTPEAPVEKEPVSAAFTASPRRSVPRG